Proteins encoded by one window of Collimonas fungivorans:
- a CDS encoding substrate-binding domain-containing protein, producing the protein MKLTQFNFVTVALVFSLISSAFAQEDPTLFLNRANARIAKAMAFKTSWDGPTSGPRIAAQKKSIVLIASNLKNNSVLRVTNGVKEAAAVAGWDVFVIDCWGVNSKHAEAFSRALALKPNGIVLAGIDANEQPKEMNAANTQGVPVVGWHASTRIGPSDGLFTNVTADPKEEATIATLLGVVNSNGKAGVVVFTDPNSLYAQSKSNEVAAVVKQCRSCTLLSVEALPATTTADKMPALLTALAQRFGKKWTHIIGVNDNYLDLLATPAAAAIIASNKIEALSAGEGSESAYQRIRSKTVQLSTVPEPFSLQGWQIVDELNRSFSGEKASSYATPAYLVTEQNIAFHGGQQNTFEPNNGYRNEYKKIWGK; encoded by the coding sequence ATGAAATTGACACAATTTAATTTCGTCACGGTAGCACTTGTCTTCAGCCTTATCAGTTCCGCCTTCGCACAGGAAGATCCAACCCTGTTCCTGAACCGCGCCAACGCCAGGATCGCCAAGGCGATGGCCTTCAAAACCAGCTGGGACGGTCCCACCAGCGGCCCCCGAATCGCAGCGCAAAAAAAATCGATTGTACTGATCGCCTCGAACCTGAAGAACAACAGCGTCCTGCGCGTCACCAACGGCGTCAAGGAAGCTGCGGCGGTAGCGGGCTGGGACGTGTTCGTGATCGATTGCTGGGGCGTCAACAGCAAACACGCGGAAGCGTTCAGCCGGGCGCTGGCGCTGAAACCGAACGGCATCGTCCTGGCCGGCATCGACGCCAACGAACAGCCCAAGGAAATGAATGCCGCCAATACCCAGGGCGTGCCGGTGGTCGGCTGGCACGCCTCTACCAGGATAGGTCCGAGCGACGGCCTGTTTACCAATGTCACCGCCGATCCCAAGGAAGAGGCGACAATCGCGACCCTGCTGGGCGTAGTCAACTCCAACGGCAAGGCCGGGGTGGTCGTCTTCACCGACCCCAACAGCCTGTACGCCCAGTCTAAATCGAATGAAGTGGCGGCGGTGGTCAAGCAGTGCCGCAGCTGCACCCTGCTCAGCGTGGAAGCATTGCCGGCCACTACCACGGCCGACAAGATGCCGGCCCTGCTGACTGCGCTGGCGCAGCGCTTCGGCAAGAAATGGACGCACATCATCGGCGTCAACGACAACTACCTTGACCTGCTGGCGACGCCGGCCGCGGCGGCGATCATCGCCAGCAACAAGATCGAGGCGCTGTCCGCCGGCGAAGGTTCCGAATCGGCCTACCAGCGCATCCGCAGCAAGACGGTCCAGCTCTCCACCGTGCCCGAACCGTTCAGCCTGCAGGGCTGGCAAATCGTCGACGAACTGAACCGTTCGTTCTCCGGCGAGAAAGCCAGTTCCTACGCCACGCCGGCCTACCTGGTCACGGAGCAGAACATTGCATTCCATGGCGGCCAGCAAAATACCTTCGAACCGAATAACGGCTACCGCAACGAATACAAGAAAATCTGGGGGAAATAA
- a CDS encoding 6-phosphofructokinase, with amino-acid sequence MHPRRILIAQGGGPTAVINQSLAGVVLAARGVSDVDLVYGARNGVRGIVNEDFLDLGQETGANLELVANTPSSALGSTRDKPDLKYCQEIIQVLQAHQINHFFYIGGNDSSDTLRILSLEAEKLAFPLRCIHIPKTIDNDLVSNDHTPGFPSAARFVAQAFAGANLDNAALPGVYVGVVMGRHAGFLTAASALGRKFADDGPHLIYLPERVFVLENFLADVKQAYQRFGRCVIAVSEGIHDASGTPIASLLAKTVERDDHGNVQLSGNGALADLLCEEIKSKLNIKRVRGDTFGYLQRSFMGCVSDVDQREAREVGEKALEFAIHDKRNGTVAIKRSGAYSINYAVNYELLDLDVVAGKTRVMEDELIAASGTDVTDAFRLYLQPLLGSGMPDGFRLRSPAVAKIRNAG; translated from the coding sequence ATGCACCCCCGAAGAATCCTTATCGCGCAAGGCGGCGGCCCGACCGCCGTCATCAACCAGTCCCTGGCGGGAGTAGTGCTGGCGGCGCGCGGCGTGTCCGATGTCGACCTGGTGTACGGCGCCCGCAATGGCGTGCGCGGCATCGTCAACGAAGACTTCCTCGACCTGGGCCAGGAAACCGGCGCCAACCTGGAGCTGGTGGCGAACACCCCGTCTTCCGCGCTGGGATCGACGCGCGACAAACCCGACCTCAAGTATTGCCAGGAAATCATCCAGGTGCTGCAGGCGCACCAGATCAATCACTTCTTCTACATAGGCGGCAACGACTCCTCCGATACCCTGCGCATCCTCAGCCTGGAAGCGGAAAAACTGGCCTTTCCCCTGCGCTGCATCCATATACCGAAGACCATCGACAACGACCTGGTCAGCAACGATCACACGCCGGGTTTCCCGTCGGCCGCGCGCTTCGTGGCGCAGGCCTTCGCCGGCGCCAACCTGGATAACGCCGCCCTGCCCGGCGTCTATGTCGGTGTAGTGATGGGCCGGCATGCAGGTTTCCTGACAGCGGCGTCAGCGCTGGGCCGGAAATTTGCCGATGACGGGCCGCACCTGATCTACCTGCCGGAACGGGTCTTTGTGCTGGAAAATTTCCTGGCCGATGTGAAGCAGGCTTACCAGCGTTTCGGCCGCTGCGTGATCGCCGTCTCGGAAGGCATACACGACGCATCCGGCACGCCTATCGCCAGCCTGCTGGCGAAGACGGTGGAGCGCGACGACCATGGCAACGTGCAGCTGTCCGGCAACGGCGCCCTGGCTGACCTGCTGTGCGAAGAGATCAAGTCGAAGCTGAACATCAAGCGCGTGCGCGGCGACACCTTCGGTTACCTGCAGCGCTCCTTCATGGGTTGCGTCTCGGACGTGGACCAGCGCGAAGCGCGCGAAGTCGGCGAAAAAGCGCTGGAATTTGCAATCCACGACAAGCGCAACGGCACAGTCGCCATCAAGCGCAGCGGTGCTTATTCGATCAACTACGCGGTCAACTATGAATTGCTGGACCTGGATGTGGTGGCAGGCAAGACCCGGGTCATGGAAGACGAGCTGATCGCCGCCAGCGGCACCGACGTCACCGATGCCTTC